A window of Diadema setosum chromosome 2, eeDiaSeto1, whole genome shotgun sequence contains these coding sequences:
- the LOC140240727 gene encoding mitochondrial-processing peptidase subunit beta-like, with the protein MASWLSRTSGILSRLASSSQSGRHASRRLRSTQTASYQQTIVNVPETRVTTLSNGFRIASEDSGIPTATVGLWIDAGSRYENQQNNGVAHFLEHMAFKGTKNRSQMDLELEIENMGAHLNAYTSREQTVYYAKCFESDVPKAVEILADIIQNSTLGENEIERERGVILREMQEVETNLQEVIFDHLHATAYQGTALGRTILGPTENIRSIAKADLQDYISTHYKGPRIVLAGAGGVNHDELVKLAEKHFGNLGTEYENEIPALTPCRYTGSGITVRDDKMPLAHIALCVEGVGWAHPDNIPLMVANTLIGSWDRSYGGGANTSSRLAKAAFEDNLCHSFQAFNTCYTDTGLWGVYMVADPLGVEDMVYHIQQQWMYLCTSVTESEVSRAKNLLKTNMLLQLDGSTPICEDIGRQMLCYGRRIPLPELDARIDSISAKTVRDACTRYIYDKCPAVAGVGPVEQLPDYNRIRTSMYWIRL; encoded by the exons ATGGCGTCGTGGTTGTCTCGAACGTCTGGAATCCTCTCCAGATTAGCTTCGTCGTCGCAATCG GGTCGGCATGCATCAAGGCGGCTCAGATCTACTCAGACAGCTTCATACCAACAGACTATCGTCAATGTCCCTGAAACACGGGTGACAACACTAAGCAATGGCTTCCGTATCGCATCTGAGGACTCAGGGATACCAACAGCAACA GTTGGTCTGTGGATAGATGCTGGAAGCAGGTATGAGAATCAGCAGAACAATGGAGTGGCACACTTCTTGGAGCATATGGCATTCAAG GGAACCAAGAACAGGTCACAGATGGATCTGGAACTGGAGATTGAAAACATGGGTGCTCATCTGAATGCTTACACATCCAGGGAACAGACAGTGTACTATGCCAAATGTTTTGAGTCAGATGTGCCCAAAG CTGTTGAAATCCTCGCTGACATCATCCAGAACAGCACTCTTGGAGAGAACGAGATTGAAAGGGAAAGAGGTGTTATTCTCAGGGAAATGCAG GAAGTCGAGACAAACCTGCAAGAGGTGATTTTTGACCACCTGCATGCCACAGCCTACCAGGGAACAGCACTCGGCAGAACCATCCTTGGCCCCACTGAGAACATCAG GTCCATTGCCAAGGCAGATCTCCAGGACTACATATCCACCCATTACAAGGGTCCCCGCATCGTGCTGGCCGGAGCAGGAGGTGTTAACCATGATGAGCTGGTCAAACTGGCTGAGAAGCACTTTGGCAACCTGGGAACCGAGTATGAGAATGAGATCCCAGCCCTCACACCCTGCCGATACACAGGCAGTGGG ATCACTGTCCGAGATGACAAGATGCCTCTGGCTCATATTGCCCTCTGTGTGGAGGGAGTAGGCTGGGCCCATCCAGACAACATCCCCCTCATGGTAGCAAACACT TTGATTGGCAGTTGGGATCGCTCATATGGAGGAGGAGCA AACACCTCAAGCCGACTGGCCAAGGCAGCCTTTGAGGACAACCTCTGTCACTCCTTCCAGGCCTTCAACACCTGCTACACTGACACTGGCCTCTG GGGTGTGTACATGGTGGCTGACCCTCTGGGTGTGGAGGACATGGTATACCACATCCAGCAACAGTGGATGTATCTCTGCACCAGTGTGACCGAGTCAGAGGTGTCACGGGCTAAGAATCTGCTCAAGACCAACATGCTCCTGCAGTTGGATG GCTCTACTCCAATCTGTGAAGACATTGGCCGACAGATGCTTTGCTATGGTCGCCGCATCCCACTCCCAGAGCTGGACGCCAGGATTGACAGCATCAGCGCCAAGACCGTCCGTGATGCATGCACCCGTTACATCTATGACAAATGCCCCGCTGTCGCTGGCGTTG GTCCAGTGGAGCAGCTGCCCGACTACAACAGAATACGCACCAGCATGTACTGGATCAGGCTATAA